A segment of the Streptomyces pactum genome:
TCGGGGGGCGGGGCAGGTTCGGTACAGCGGGCAGTCGAGGCAGGCCGGACGGAGGTCTGCACCGGGTGCGGTGCCGGGGAGCCGCAGTCGGCGCATGCGGCTGGGGCGCGGAATCGGGCCGTGGTCAATGGGCACCGCAGCTTCCGGGGCGGGTGCCCATTCGTGGCTACGGGGCCCGGAACTGCGCTGCGCCGTGTGGTCGCGAGCGACCGGAGGCGGCGACGCAGGCGGGCAGCGGGCCCGAGGCCCCCGGCCGTGTGCCCGCCGGGGCGGTGCGTCAGAGCATGGCGAGCCGGTCCACCAGCAGCTCCGTCCTCCGCTCGGTGTCCTCCGGCGGCAGCCGTCCCTCCCGGGTCAGGGTCGCCAGCCCGTGCAGGGCCGCCCAGAACACCTCGGTGAACAGCCCCGGGTGGACGCCGTCCCCGGCGACCTCTCCGAGGCTCTCCAGCAGGGCGGCGAAGGCGTCCTTCAGCGGCTCCGGGGTGTCCGCCCGCGCGAACGCCAGGCCGCCGTCGAGCTGGAAAATGGCGTCGTAGACCGCCGGGTTGCGTTCGGCGAAGTCGAGGTAGGCGCGGGCGAGGGCGGTGACCCGGGCGCGCGGGCCGTCCGCGGCGGAGGCCGCGGCCCGCAGCGCCGCGGCCATCTCGGCGGCGCCTTCGAGGGCGACGGCGCCGATGATCTCGCGTTTGCCGCGGAAGTGGCTGTAGAGGACGGGCTGGCTGTATTCGATGCGCTCGGCGAGCCGACGTGTGGTGACCGCGTCCCAGCCCTGCTGCTCTGCGAGTTCGCGGGCCGTCGCCACGATGAGCCGTTCGCGGCTCGCCCGTTCACGCTCCTTGCGTTCCTGTACCGACATGATCCGATCCTAGCACTGCTAGACATTGGAGCGGTGGCAGTACTAGCGTTGCCACATCGGCTATCAACGCTAGATTTACGAAGGGGTCGTCATGCTCAATGCACTCGAGGTCTTCACCACCGTGGTCGTCGGCGTGATGGTCGGGGTCGAGTTCTCCGTCGCCTTCGTCGTCAACCCGATCCTCGACGGCCTCCCGGACGACTGCGGTCAGCGGGGCCGCGCCCACGGTGGCCGGATGCTCGGCGCCGTGATGCCGGTCTGGTACATCACCTCGCTCGTCCTCGTCGCGGTCTGGGCCGCCGCCGGGTGGCACCACCCCGGCACCGGCCTCGTCGTCACCGCCGGCGCACTGCTGATCCTCAGCGTGATCATGTCGATCCTGCTGCTCGTCCCGATCAACAACCGGGGCAAGACGTGGACCCCCGACAACCGGCCCGACGACTGGAAGCAGCAGATGAACCGCTGGGACCGCTACCACTACGTCCGCGTCGCCGTCATCATCGCCGCCTTCGCCCTGCTGGCCGCCGCCCTCACCTGAGCCCGCTCGCCGGCACCACGCCGGTGGCGCACGATGCCCACTCCCCGAGGGCGGCAGCGGCCACCGAGATCCCGACATCCGAGTAATGCGACCCGGTTGCCGCGGGGACGAATGCGCCTTGTCCCCGGCGACCGCGTCCGGGCCGGGTGCGAGGACGGCCGACGGGCCCGCGGACGCACACCTGGTCCAGTACGGGGATGAACCGCGGGCCGACAGCGGTCTGCCCGGCGGTCTGGACGAACGCCGGTGGGCGGCACCCGCGGTCGGCGGCGAGGTGGACCTCGCTCGTCCACCCGCCCCTGGAGCGTCTCAGGAGTGCGACTCTCGGTCGGAGTTCGCGACGGCGCCGGGTACTTCGTCGCGCTTCCCGCCCGGGATCGTCTTCGGTCTGCTCACGAGCGGCGTCCGGAGCAAAGTCCGGTAGGTCCGGCTCGTTGTCGCGCCGGAGGACCGTGCCTTCACGTCTTCGGCCTTCACGTCTTCGGCGAGGGCCCCGCGACAGGGCCCGCCCGCCGCCCGACGACGAGGAACAGTCGCCACGCGAACGTGCCGGCACGCCGGCCAACTCCTTCCCGCAACCGAGCTTCCCCACCCCACTCCCCCACAGGACCCACCAACTGCACTTAATGAAAGTCAAAAGAAAAGCCATGCCAGGAACCTTGACCGCGACCGGCATGGCGGGCAAGGTGCCGGAGAGCGCTCTCCCACCCATTCCGCGTCAAGGAGTCTCTCCATGCCCACTGTCGGCATACCCCCGGCGGCGCCGGTGTCGCGCAGACCCGGTCGCCGCGGGCTCGTCGGCGTCCTGGTCACCGCCCTGGCCGCCGCCCTGCTCGCCGTCGTCCCCGCGACGCGGGCCCAGGCCGCACCCGCGCTGTTGTCCCAGGGCAAGCCGGTCACCGCCTCCAGCCAGGAGCACTACGGCACCCCGGCGGCCGCAGCCGTCGACGGTGACGACGGCACCCGCTGGTCCAGCGCCGCCGCCGACCCGCAGTGGATCCGCGTCGACCTCGGCGCCCCCGCCTCCCTCAGCCGGGTCGAGCTGCGCTGGGAGGCCGCCTACGCCACGTCCTACCGCATCGAGACATCCCAGAACGGCTCGGCCTGGTCGACGGCCTACTCCACCACCACCGGAACCGGGGGCACGGAGACCGTGAACGTCTCCGGCACCGCCCGGTACGTCCGCATGCTCGGCACCGCCCGCGCCACCGGATACGGCTACTCCCTGTGGGAGTTCAAGGTGTACGGCACCACCGGCGACGATTCCGGTCCGGTCATCCCGGGCGGCGGCGACCTCGGCCCGAACGTGCACGTCTTCGACCCGTCCACGCCCGGCATCCAGGCCAAGCTGGACCAGGTATTCGAGGAGCAGGAGTCCGCGCAGTTCGGCTCCGGCCGGCACGCCTTCCTCTTCAAGCCGGGCACCTACGACAACCTCAACGCCCAGATCGGCTTCTACACCCAGGTCCTCGGTCTCGGCCTGCGCCCCGACGACACGACGATCAACGGTGACATCACCGTCGACGCCGGCTGGTTCAACGGCAACGCCACCCAGAACTTCTGGCGCGGCGCGGAGAACCTCGCCGTGAAGCCGGTCAGCAGCACCAACCGGTGGGCGGTCTCGCAGGCCGCGTCGTTCCGCCGGATGCACGTCAAGGGCGGCCTCAACCTCGCGCCCAACGGCTACGGCTGGGCCAGCGGCGGCTACATCGCCGACAGCAAGATCGACGGCCAGGTCGGCAATTACTCGCAGCAGCAGTGGTACACCCGCGACAGCTCCATCGGCGGCTGGTCCAACAGCGTGTGGAACCAGGTCTTCTCAGGCGTCGAGGGCGCTCCCGCCACCAGCTTCCCCGAGCCCCGCTACACCACGCTCGACACGACGCCGATCTCCCGCGAGAAGCCCTTCCTCTACCTGGACGGCAACGAGTACAAGGTCTTCGCGCCCGCCAAGCGGACCAACGCCCGCGGCACCACCTGGGCGGGCGGCACGCCGCAGGGCGAGTCGATCCCGCTGAGCGAGTTCTACGTCGTCAAGCCCGGCGCCACCGCCGCCACCATCAACTCTGCTCTCGCCCAGGGCCTGCACCTGCTGTTCACCCCGGGCGTCTACCACGTCGACCAGACGATCAACGTCAACCGGGCCGACACCATCGTGCTGGGCCTCGGTCTGGCCACGATCATCCCGGACGACGGGGTGACGGCGATGAGGGTCGCCGACGTGGACGGCGTGAAGCTCGCCGGCTTCCTCATCGACGCCGGACCGGTCAACTCCCCGACCCTCCTGGAGATCGGCCACCAGGGCGCCTCGACCGACCACGCCGCGAACCCGACCACCGTGCAGGACGTCTACATCCGCATCGGCGGCGCGGGGGCCGGCAAGGCGACCACCAGCATGGTGGTCAACAGCCACGACACGATCATCGACCACACCTGGGTGTGGCGCGCCGACCACGGCGAGGGCGTCGGCTGGGAGACCAACCGGGCCGACTACGGCGTCCGCGTCAACGGCGACGACGTCCTGGCCACCGGGCTGTTCGTCGAGCACTTCAACAAGTACGACGTCGAGTGGTACGGCGAACGCGGCCGGACGATCTTCTACCAGAACGAGAAGGCGTACGACGCCCCCGACCAGGCCGCCATCCAGAACGGTGCGACGAAGGGCTACGCCGCCTACCGCGTCGACGACTCCGTGGACACCCACGAGGCCTGGGGCCTGGGCAGCTACTGCAACTACAACGTCGACCCGGACATCCGCCAGGACCACGGCTTCAGGACGCCCGTGAAACCGGGGGTGAAGTTCCACAGCCTGCTCGTGGTCTCCCTCGGTGGCATGGGCCACTACAACCACGTCATCAACGACACCGGCGCCTCCACGGTCCCGGCCGGCACGACGACCGTGCCGTCCACCGTCGTGTCCTTCCCCTGACCGATCCGTCGGCCACGACTCCCCTCCGGGCCGGATCGCGACCCCGCGCCCGGCCCGGAGGGGCCATCAGGCGGCGCCCCCGGCCGCCCCGCCCCGTCGGCTTTCCCCAACCCGCCAGGAGCAGACGTGTCCACAGCCCTCCCGTATCGCAGACCAGTCCGCCGCGCCGGTGTCCCCCTGCTCGCCCTCGGCGCGCTGGTGGCGTCGTCGCTCGCCGTCGCCGCCCCGCCCGCCCAGGCCGCGGAAGCCCTGCTCTCCCAGGGCAAGCCCGCCACCGCGTCGTCCCAGGAAGGCGACGGTTACGCGGCCTCGGCGGCCGTCGACGGCGATCTCACCGGCACCCGCTGGGCCAGCCGGTGGAGCGACCCTCAGTGGTTCCAGGTCGACCTCGGGCAGCGCGCCGACCTCAGCCGCGTCGTGTTGACCTGGGAGGGCGCGTACGCCAAGAGCTACCAGATCCAGGCGTCCGACAACGGCACGCAGTGGCGGACCCTGAAGACCGTCTCCGGCGGTGACGGCGGCACGGACGAGGTCGCCGTCACCGGCGCCGGCCGGTACGTCCGCATGCTGGGCACCGAACGGTCCGGCGGCTACGGCTACTCCCTGTGGGAGTTCCAGGTGTACGGGACCGCGGAGGGCACGCCTCCCGCCGACGGAGGGGCGGTCAAGGTCGCGGGCACGCAGGGGAACTGGCACCTGACCGTCGGCGGCCAGCCGTACACGGTCAAGGGGCTGACCTGGGGCCCCGCCATCGCGGACGCCCCGAAGTACATGCCCGACGTGAAGTCCATGGGCGTCAACACGATCCGCACCTGGGGTACCGACGGCGGCACCAAGCCGCTGCTCGACAGCGCCGCCGCGAACGGCATCCGCGTCGTCAACGGCTTCTGGCTGCAGCCCGGCGGCGGCCCCGGCTCCGGGGGTTGCGTCGACTACGTCACCGACACCACCTACAAGAACAACATGCTCACCGAGTTCGCCAAGTGGGTGGAGGCCTACGAGAGCCACCCGGCGACCCTCATGTGGAACGTCGGCAACGAGTCGGTTCTCGGCCTGCAGAACTGCTACAGCGGCTCGGAACTGGAGGCGCAGCGCAACGCGTACACCAGCTTCGTCAACGACGTGGCCAAGAAGATCCACAGCATCGACCCCGACCACCCCGTCACCTCCACCGACGCCTGGACCGGCGCGTGGCCCTACTACAAGCGCAACGCGCCCGACCTCGACCTGTACTCGATGAACTCCTACGGCGACATCTGCGGCGTCCGGGAGGACTGGGAGGAGGGCGGCTACACCAAGCCGTACATCATCACCGAGGGCGGGCCCGCCGGTGAGTGGGAGGTGCCCGACGACGCCAACGGCGTCCCCGACGAGCCGACCGACGTCCAGAAGGCGGAGGGCTACACCAAGGCGTGGGACTGCGTCACCGGCCACCGGGGCGTCGCCCTGGGCGCCAC
Coding sequences within it:
- a CDS encoding TetR/AcrR family transcriptional regulator is translated as MSVQERKERERASRERLIVATARELAEQQGWDAVTTRRLAERIEYSQPVLYSHFRGKREIIGAVALEGAAEMAAALRAAASAADGPRARVTALARAYLDFAERNPAVYDAIFQLDGGLAFARADTPEPLKDAFAALLESLGEVAGDGVHPGLFTEVFWAALHGLATLTREGRLPPEDTERRTELLVDRLAML
- a CDS encoding DUF1772 domain-containing protein — translated: MLNALEVFTTVVVGVMVGVEFSVAFVVNPILDGLPDDCGQRGRAHGGRMLGAVMPVWYITSLVLVAVWAAAGWHHPGTGLVVTAGALLILSVIMSILLLVPINNRGKTWTPDNRPDDWKQQMNRWDRYHYVRVAVIIAAFALLAAALT
- a CDS encoding discoidin domain-containing protein — translated: MPTVGIPPAAPVSRRPGRRGLVGVLVTALAAALLAVVPATRAQAAPALLSQGKPVTASSQEHYGTPAAAAVDGDDGTRWSSAAADPQWIRVDLGAPASLSRVELRWEAAYATSYRIETSQNGSAWSTAYSTTTGTGGTETVNVSGTARYVRMLGTARATGYGYSLWEFKVYGTTGDDSGPVIPGGGDLGPNVHVFDPSTPGIQAKLDQVFEEQESAQFGSGRHAFLFKPGTYDNLNAQIGFYTQVLGLGLRPDDTTINGDITVDAGWFNGNATQNFWRGAENLAVKPVSSTNRWAVSQAASFRRMHVKGGLNLAPNGYGWASGGYIADSKIDGQVGNYSQQQWYTRDSSIGGWSNSVWNQVFSGVEGAPATSFPEPRYTTLDTTPISREKPFLYLDGNEYKVFAPAKRTNARGTTWAGGTPQGESIPLSEFYVVKPGATAATINSALAQGLHLLFTPGVYHVDQTINVNRADTIVLGLGLATIIPDDGVTAMRVADVDGVKLAGFLIDAGPVNSPTLLEIGHQGASTDHAANPTTVQDVYIRIGGAGAGKATTSMVVNSHDTIIDHTWVWRADHGEGVGWETNRADYGVRVNGDDVLATGLFVEHFNKYDVEWYGERGRTIFYQNEKAYDAPDQAAIQNGATKGYAAYRVDDSVDTHEAWGLGSYCNYNVDPDIRQDHGFRTPVKPGVKFHSLLVVSLGGMGHYNHVINDTGASTVPAGTTTVPSTVVSFP
- a CDS encoding discoidin domain-containing protein, whose protein sequence is MSTALPYRRPVRRAGVPLLALGALVASSLAVAAPPAQAAEALLSQGKPATASSQEGDGYAASAAVDGDLTGTRWASRWSDPQWFQVDLGQRADLSRVVLTWEGAYAKSYQIQASDNGTQWRTLKTVSGGDGGTDEVAVTGAGRYVRMLGTERSGGYGYSLWEFQVYGTAEGTPPADGGAVKVAGTQGNWHLTVGGQPYTVKGLTWGPAIADAPKYMPDVKSMGVNTIRTWGTDGGTKPLLDSAAANGIRVVNGFWLQPGGGPGSGGCVDYVTDTTYKNNMLTEFAKWVEAYESHPATLMWNVGNESVLGLQNCYSGSELEAQRNAYTSFVNDVAKKIHSIDPDHPVTSTDAWTGAWPYYKRNAPDLDLYSMNSYGDICGVREDWEEGGYTKPYIITEGGPAGEWEVPDDANGVPDEPTDVQKAEGYTKAWDCVTGHRGVALGATLFHYGVEHDFGGVWFNLVPDGLKRLSYYSVKRAYTGSTTGDNTPPVITNMAVSPASSAPAGGEFTVRADVRDPDGDPVTYKVFLSGNYATGDKRLVEATWRSTGDGTFAVTAPEKLGVWKVYIQAEDGRGNAGIETKSVEVVAPPVSGTNVALNKPTTASSFQPSYGDCPCEPAKATDGKNDTRWASDWSDPQWIQVDLGAATPVRKLQLVWDPAYAKSYEVQVSDNGTTWRTVHTTTAGNGDVDTIDMAQTARHVRLHLTARGTGWGYSLHEFGIYG